A region from the Cryptosporangium arvum DSM 44712 genome encodes:
- a CDS encoding SAM-dependent methyltransferase — MDADTSAQLDTGTPHPARVYDALLGGKDNFAADRQVADAIRANPAGEIGPLANRDYLRRVVTFLAGEVGIDQFLDVGTGLPTSPNVHEVAQSVNPAARVVYVDNDPIVLVHARALLVGGTTSYVDADIRDPETILAHARVTLDFHRPVALLLLAIGHFLDDEDDAYGVVRRLVDALPPGSYLAMSHLTGEFQPEETKKTEAMYKAQGMTLRARTKDEFTRFFDGLELVEPGVTLTHRWRPDALDRVPADTPGEQAPGYGAVARR, encoded by the coding sequence CCGGCCCGGGTGTACGACGCGTTGCTCGGCGGCAAGGACAACTTCGCCGCCGACCGCCAGGTCGCCGACGCGATCCGGGCCAACCCCGCCGGGGAGATCGGCCCGCTCGCGAACCGCGACTACCTGCGCCGGGTCGTCACGTTCCTGGCCGGCGAGGTGGGCATCGACCAGTTCCTCGACGTCGGCACCGGGCTGCCCACGTCGCCGAACGTCCACGAGGTCGCGCAGAGCGTCAACCCGGCCGCGCGCGTGGTGTACGTCGACAACGACCCGATCGTTCTCGTGCACGCCCGCGCGCTGCTCGTCGGCGGCACCACCAGCTACGTCGACGCCGACATCCGCGACCCGGAGACGATCCTCGCCCACGCGCGGGTGACCCTCGACTTCCACCGGCCGGTGGCGCTGCTGCTGCTCGCGATCGGCCACTTCCTGGACGACGAGGACGACGCCTACGGGGTGGTCCGGCGTCTGGTGGACGCTCTACCGCCGGGTTCGTACCTCGCGATGTCGCACCTCACCGGCGAGTTCCAGCCCGAGGAGACGAAGAAGACCGAGGCGATGTACAAGGCGCAGGGCATGACGCTGCGTGCCCGGACCAAGGACGAGTTCACGCGGTTCTTCGACGGCCTGGAGCTGGTGGAGCCGGGCGTGACGCTCACCCACCGGTGGCGGCCGGACGCGCTGGACCGCGTCCCCGCCGACACCCCGGGGGAGCAGGCACCCGGCTACGGAGCCGTCGCCAGGCGCTAG
- a CDS encoding NAD-dependent epimerase/dehydratase family protein, which produces MRILVTGARGKVGAAAVAALVAAGHDVTASDLTPPSFNRPAPDAAPVDRVPYVTADLGAAGDAYALVGGISAGEGPKGGRYDAVVHAAAIPAPGSHAPATVFTNNIGALFNVVEACVRWGVPRLVNISSETATGFHFAERPAYPRYLPLDEEHPCTPHDPYGLSKFFGEQLCDAAVQRSDVKILSLRPTWVQNDASYPLNLGPMLEDPDAQSLTGWSYVDADDLGDAIVLAAESDVPGHEVLYIAAADTIGGRDLHATWRAVYPDAPTELRPVTRPDASGIDCAKAERLLGWRPKRSWRDKF; this is translated from the coding sequence ATGAGGATTCTGGTAACCGGCGCACGAGGCAAAGTCGGCGCCGCCGCGGTCGCCGCGCTCGTCGCCGCAGGGCACGACGTCACCGCGTCGGACCTGACGCCACCGAGCTTCAACCGACCGGCTCCGGACGCCGCTCCGGTCGACCGCGTGCCGTACGTGACCGCCGACCTCGGCGCCGCCGGCGACGCGTACGCGCTGGTCGGGGGCATCAGCGCGGGCGAGGGACCGAAGGGCGGCCGCTACGACGCTGTGGTCCACGCCGCCGCGATCCCGGCGCCCGGCAGCCACGCGCCCGCCACGGTCTTCACCAACAACATCGGCGCCCTGTTCAACGTCGTCGAGGCCTGCGTGCGCTGGGGCGTGCCCCGCCTGGTGAACATCTCCAGCGAGACCGCCACCGGCTTCCACTTCGCCGAGCGTCCGGCCTACCCGCGGTACCTGCCGCTGGACGAAGAGCACCCGTGCACACCGCACGACCCGTACGGGCTCTCGAAGTTCTTCGGCGAGCAGCTGTGCGACGCGGCCGTGCAGCGCTCCGACGTCAAGATCCTGTCGCTGCGCCCCACCTGGGTGCAGAACGACGCCAGCTACCCGCTCAACCTCGGTCCGATGCTCGAGGACCCGGACGCACAGAGCCTCACCGGCTGGTCCTACGTCGACGCCGACGACCTCGGCGACGCGATCGTGCTGGCCGCGGAGTCCGACGTCCCCGGTCACGAGGTGCTCTACATCGCAGCCGCGGACACGATCGGCGGCCGGGACCTGCACGCGACCTGGCGCGCGGTGTACCCGGATGCGCCGACGGAACTGCGTCCGGTCACGCGCCCCGACGCCAGCGGGATCGACTGCGCCAAGGCCGAACGGCTCCTCGGCTGGCGTCCGAAGCGAAGCTGGCGCGACAAGTTCTAG
- a CDS encoding metallophosphoesterase family protein: protein MRLVIMADTHVPKRARDLPSALWAAVDDADLVIHAGDWVDARLLDTLGERSARLVGVYGNNDGPALRARLPEVARLTLDGLRLAVVHETGAAAGRERRCAAAYPDTDVLVFGHSHIPWDTTAPNGLRLLNPGSPTDRRRQPYATFLTARVEDGVLTAIDLHRVER from the coding sequence ATGCGCCTCGTGATCATGGCCGATACGCACGTGCCGAAACGCGCCCGGGACCTTCCGTCCGCTCTCTGGGCCGCCGTCGACGACGCTGACCTGGTGATTCACGCGGGCGACTGGGTGGATGCCAGGCTCCTGGACACGCTCGGGGAACGGAGCGCGCGGCTCGTCGGTGTGTACGGCAACAACGACGGACCGGCGTTGCGGGCACGGCTGCCCGAGGTCGCCCGGCTCACGCTCGACGGCCTGCGCCTCGCGGTGGTGCACGAGACGGGGGCGGCGGCCGGCCGGGAACGCCGGTGCGCGGCGGCCTACCCCGACACCGACGTGCTCGTTTTCGGGCACTCGCACATCCCGTGGGACACCACCGCGCCGAACGGCCTGCGCCTGCTCAACCCCGGCTCACCCACCGACCGGCGTCGGCAGCCCTACGCGACGTTCCTGACCGCGCGCGTCGAGGACGGGGTGCTCACCGCGATCGACCTGCACCGCGTCGAGCGGTGA